The Mytilus galloprovincialis chromosome 7, xbMytGall1.hap1.1, whole genome shotgun sequence genome has a window encoding:
- the LOC143082697 gene encoding uncharacterized protein LOC143082697, with product MAQSSNYSQIPLNQDRSKSCLPTCNSDPVNVDQPTTSTSVVPCVSENQTVKIYSGKTQGKDEYPPDDSNHFCIAVCTCVLCFWPLGLVAICTAMKASIARSQGDYDAARRYNHWTKILIVLSIIFGIIFGIIYIYLYIKKNSVVNY from the exons ATGG cacAGTCCTCTAACTACAGTCAAATTCCATTGAATCAAGATCGGTCCAAGTCATGTCTACCTACATGCAATAGCGATCCAGTAAATGTAGATCAACCAACGACATCTACTTCTGTCGTTCCATGTGTTTCTGAGAATCAAACTGTGAAGATTTATTCTGGAAAG ACACAGGGGAAGGACGAATACCCACCAGATGATTCAAACCATTTTTGTATCGCCGTTTGTACATGTGTCCTCTGTTTCTGGCCATTAGGTTTGGTTGCTATCTGTACAGCCATGAAA gcaTCCATTGCAAGATCACAAGGTGATTATGATGCAGCAAGAAGATATAATCATTGGACCAAGATTTTGATAGTTTTATCGATtatttttggaattatttttggAATTATTTACATCTatctatacataaaaaaaaattcggTCGTCAATTACTAG